A genomic window from Bacillota bacterium includes:
- a CDS encoding YwbE family protein: MPGKSRESIYAGLTVDIILKRDQRTGKKTRGVVKDILTKSPNHPRGIKVRLADGQIGRVQEVIK; encoded by the coding sequence ATGCCAGGTAAAAGCAGAGAAAGTATTTACGCGGGTTTAACGGTGGATATTATTTTGAAAAGAGATCAGAGGACAGGTAAAAAGACGCGCGGGGTGGTCAAGGATATTTTGACAAAATCACCGAATCATCCCAGAGGAATTAAAGTAAGACTCGCCGATGGGCAAATTGGAAGAGTTCAAGAGGTAATAAAATAA